The following are from one region of the Thermococcus cleftensis genome:
- a CDS encoding multiprotein bridging factor aMBF1, protein MGKAKPKYCEICGAPIRGPGHRIRLEGAEVLVCDRCYEKYGGKKPGTFSIMPTGRQRRVSRPAPRPKREPKPYREKPLYTEEIVEDYAERVYKAIQRSGKSYEQLSHEIGLSMNDLRAIAHGHREPTIKEARKLEKYFKIKLIETSGEEMIEKRTIPRDYEPTLGDIANIRIRKRKK, encoded by the coding sequence ATGGGGAAGGCCAAGCCGAAGTACTGCGAGATTTGTGGCGCCCCGATAAGGGGGCCGGGGCACAGGATAAGGCTCGAGGGTGCTGAAGTTCTCGTCTGTGACCGCTGTTACGAGAAATACGGCGGTAAAAAGCCCGGAACCTTCAGCATAATGCCAACGGGCAGGCAGAGGCGCGTTTCCAGACCCGCCCCGAGGCCCAAGAGGGAGCCGAAGCCCTACCGCGAGAAGCCTCTCTACACCGAGGAGATAGTCGAGGACTACGCCGAGAGGGTGTACAAGGCAATACAGAGGAGTGGCAAGAGCTACGAGCAGCTCTCCCACGAGATAGGCCTTTCGATGAACGACCTCCGCGCGATAGCCCACGGCCACCGCGAGCCCACCATAAAGGAGGCCAGGAAGCTTGAGAAGTACTTCAAGATAAAGCTCATTGAAACAAGTGGAGAGGAGATGATTGAGAAGAGGACGATTCCCAGGGACTACGAGCCGACCCTCGGCGACATCGCTAACATCAGGATACGAAAGAGAAAGAAGTGA
- a CDS encoding cation:proton antiporter translates to MVPVDLVAKLLVAILMLGVLAMVVSRKSGISYVPLFILLGVLIGPLTSFVPRSLSHELFEYVRVFGLVVILFTEGHNLSWKLLKRNSTTILLLDTIGVLVTAFLAGWFFSWLFGAPLLVGFLFGAIVSATDPATLIPLFRQYRVEQDVETTIVAESIFNDPLGIVLTTVAVAMLYPNAVSEVFSAFSGHVGIYGASVLYFLYEVIVSALVGVAMGFFGYWFIKKAEIFEFPEIEIFALGLAFLTFLVGDSIDASGYLAATVAGLVLGNFKVLGKFRSIGVMERVLKAISLEVRFNENLSAIATLFIFFLLGASLELGIFAGNLVKGLLVAYFLMLVARPLAALPIARRWGFRRYLFISLEGPRGIVPAALASLPLALVNKYGEGTLTLHWAEVILAVTVITVFASIVTETLWLPLLKKALLGTETVEERVRKLQAAKRA, encoded by the coding sequence ATGGTTCCGGTGGATCTAGTAGCGAAGCTCCTGGTTGCGATTCTCATGCTGGGCGTTCTCGCGATGGTCGTGAGTAGGAAGTCTGGAATATCATACGTTCCCCTCTTTATTCTCCTGGGGGTTCTTATTGGGCCGCTGACCTCCTTTGTGCCCCGTTCCCTTTCCCACGAGCTCTTCGAGTACGTGAGGGTTTTTGGCCTCGTGGTTATACTCTTTACCGAAGGTCACAATCTGAGCTGGAAGCTCCTCAAAAGAAACTCAACCACCATTCTCCTCCTTGACACCATTGGGGTTCTTGTAACGGCTTTTCTCGCGGGTTGGTTCTTCTCCTGGCTCTTTGGCGCCCCGCTCCTGGTCGGGTTCCTCTTCGGCGCGATAGTGAGTGCCACAGACCCGGCCACGCTGATTCCCCTCTTCAGGCAGTACCGGGTTGAGCAGGACGTGGAGACCACCATAGTGGCCGAGTCGATATTCAACGATCCTCTGGGCATAGTCTTAACGACGGTGGCCGTGGCGATGCTCTACCCCAACGCCGTCTCGGAAGTTTTCTCGGCCTTTTCCGGTCACGTGGGTATCTACGGCGCCAGCGTTCTCTACTTCCTCTACGAGGTAATCGTCTCTGCCCTGGTCGGCGTGGCCATGGGCTTCTTTGGCTACTGGTTCATCAAGAAGGCTGAGATCTTTGAGTTCCCCGAGATCGAGATATTCGCCCTGGGACTGGCTTTCCTGACCTTTCTGGTAGGAGACAGCATCGATGCCTCCGGCTACCTTGCCGCCACCGTTGCCGGCCTGGTGCTCGGGAACTTCAAGGTGCTCGGAAAGTTCCGCAGCATCGGCGTTATGGAGAGGGTTCTCAAGGCCATAAGCCTCGAGGTGAGATTCAACGAGAACCTTTCTGCCATAGCGACTCTCTTCATCTTCTTCCTCCTCGGTGCAAGCCTTGAACTCGGCATATTCGCCGGCAACCTAGTGAAGGGCCTGCTGGTGGCTTACTTCCTCATGCTCGTTGCCAGGCCTCTCGCGGCCCTGCCGATAGCAAGGCGCTGGGGCTTCAGGAGGTACCTCTTCATATCGCTCGAGGGGCCCAGGGGTATAGTCCCGGCCGCCCTGGCTTCCCTTCCCCTTGCCCTGGTGAACAAGTACGGCGAGGGGACGCTGACCCTGCACTGGGCGGAGGTCATACTGGCGGTCACCGTCATCACTGTCTTCGCGTCCATCGTCACGGAGACCCTGTGGCTCCCGCTCCTCAAGAAGGCCCTCCTCGGTACTGAGACCGTTGAGGAGAGGGTCAGAAAGCTCCAGGCCGCCAAGAGGGCTTAG
- a CDS encoding DUF356 domain-containing protein: protein MRNTMVLVRTDNFQKASIALADLVRYGGMRIRGDPRIIPPALSDWAFEKISGERPRKRFRAHVVAQIDLPPRKAIGRLMDIHPPAHILVIPPDTEIWEELIRLWGSFEKLRGFHPPKMTKAEELRKKEKEEEEWEFEEF, encoded by the coding sequence ATGAGGAACACGATGGTGTTAGTGAGAACCGACAACTTCCAGAAAGCCAGCATAGCCTTGGCTGACCTCGTGCGCTACGGAGGAATGAGGATTCGCGGTGATCCCAGGATAATCCCCCCTGCCCTCTCGGACTGGGCCTTCGAGAAGATAAGCGGCGAGAGGCCTAGGAAGCGCTTCAGGGCTCATGTGGTTGCTCAGATAGACCTCCCCCCAAGGAAGGCGATAGGCAGGCTGATGGACATTCACCCCCCGGCACATATCCTTGTGATACCGCCCGACACAGAGATCTGGGAGGAGCTGATACGTCTCTGGGGAAGCTTTGAAAAGCTCCGCGGTTTTCACCCGCCGAAGATGACCAAGGCAGAGGAGCTGAGGAAGAAGGAGAAGGAAGAGGAGGAGTGGGAGTTCGAGGAGTTTTGA
- a CDS encoding DUF505 family protein: MYLKRRHLEILREMKKTESQAEIEAKLPEEFQIRAIELYILGFAELEGGKIKLTEAGRKLLEITDSLNLEELPDLIADTEIVKMLELLEETGKIPGDWLEKLKERKLADENGLTEFGRALLQIYRETHPVVYLTPEIVSFLRGMPKLGTLDELVTFKNSRLYGDNIVNALQAMRLLLISPPTEKGRAFATTPAARLALKAISMIPVFARAIVLRKEDFEALKAGRGNAELESMGLSDEKGTTEFGKAMMETYEAMGRIEEKVLPIYLLDDELAVLRAIKEIEEKHETNPEILPTGKEIARRVEVEDLGAILHLLESKELVERRLVKNKDTYWLTEWGRGAIEFGTVSPDAMKAVTYAESGDVPIAEWVLKAQEEGVVKAGVTDKGRFYLRLSRSIRRRPFITRYDAAILAKTPRRKYVHRDELVELVRDYVGGDEKEITRAIGEAEAKGFVVELQNGMVKLTELGEGVKTVLENAKLQEVVRVKFSVTPTLYNVLKVIHDNLETFNRIWKEKGEARGYKVEEVDVIRKHLSLSDDEIKKALTMLRELGFLGSKSLTEAGKVLVEAYP; the protein is encoded by the coding sequence ATGTACCTGAAGAGGAGGCACCTGGAGATACTCAGGGAGATGAAGAAAACCGAGAGTCAGGCCGAGATCGAGGCCAAACTGCCCGAGGAGTTCCAGATTAGGGCGATAGAGCTCTACATACTTGGCTTCGCCGAGCTTGAGGGAGGAAAGATTAAGCTCACAGAGGCCGGAAGGAAGCTTCTTGAAATCACCGACTCGCTCAACCTTGAGGAACTCCCCGACCTTATAGCCGACACCGAGATAGTGAAGATGCTGGAGCTCCTGGAGGAGACCGGTAAAATCCCCGGGGACTGGCTTGAGAAGCTTAAGGAGAGGAAGCTGGCCGACGAGAACGGCCTCACCGAGTTCGGAAGGGCGCTCCTCCAAATTTACCGCGAGACGCACCCGGTCGTTTACCTCACGCCTGAGATAGTCTCGTTCCTCAGGGGAATGCCAAAGCTCGGAACCCTCGACGAGCTCGTCACCTTCAAGAACTCCCGGCTCTACGGCGACAACATAGTCAACGCCCTCCAGGCCATGCGCCTGCTCCTGATTTCACCGCCGACAGAGAAGGGCAGGGCCTTCGCGACCACTCCGGCTGCAAGGCTCGCGCTCAAAGCGATAAGCATGATACCAGTGTTTGCAAGGGCCATAGTTCTGAGAAAGGAGGACTTCGAGGCGTTGAAGGCGGGTAGGGGCAACGCAGAGCTGGAGAGCATGGGGCTCAGCGACGAGAAGGGAACGACGGAGTTCGGAAAAGCCATGATGGAGACCTACGAGGCGATGGGCAGGATCGAGGAGAAGGTCCTCCCGATCTACCTGCTCGACGATGAGCTCGCCGTCCTCAGGGCCATCAAGGAAATAGAGGAGAAGCACGAGACCAACCCCGAGATACTGCCGACAGGGAAGGAGATCGCCAGGCGCGTCGAAGTCGAAGACCTCGGGGCGATACTCCACCTCCTTGAGAGCAAGGAGCTCGTCGAGAGGAGGCTCGTTAAGAACAAGGACACCTACTGGCTCACCGAGTGGGGCAGGGGGGCCATAGAGTTCGGAACCGTCAGTCCCGATGCCATGAAGGCCGTAACCTACGCGGAGAGCGGCGACGTTCCCATAGCGGAGTGGGTTCTGAAGGCCCAGGAGGAGGGGGTTGTAAAGGCCGGCGTCACCGACAAGGGCAGGTTCTACCTCAGGCTGAGCCGCTCGATAAGGAGGAGGCCCTTCATAACGCGCTACGACGCGGCCATACTCGCAAAGACCCCCAGAAGGAAGTACGTCCACCGCGACGAGCTGGTTGAACTGGTCAGGGACTACGTCGGCGGCGACGAGAAAGAGATAACCAGGGCAATCGGTGAGGCCGAGGCCAAGGGCTTCGTCGTCGAGCTCCAGAACGGCATGGTCAAGCTCACTGAGCTTGGAGAGGGGGTCAAGACGGTCCTCGAGAACGCGAAGCTCCAGGAGGTAGTCAGGGTCAAGTTCAGCGTCACCCCGACCCTCTACAACGTGCTGAAGGTTATCCACGACAACCTTGAGACCTTCAACAGAATCTGGAAGGAGAAGGGCGAGGCCAGGGGCTACAAGGTGGAGGAAGTGGACGTCATAAGGAAGCACCTCAGCCTGAGCGACGACGAGATAAAGAAAGCTTTGACGATGCTCCGCGAGCTGGGCTTCCTCGGGAGCAAGAGCCTCACCGAGGCGGGCAAAGTCCTAGTTGAGGCCTACCCCTGA
- a CDS encoding thiolase domain-containing protein, whose protein sequence is MRKAVIIGAGMTPVGEHWRLGLRDLAVEALLKAMDDAGIEKVDSLYVGNMISGPFVEQENLGALIADWAGLGNIPAVKIEAACASGGAALQEGVKAVMSGLEDVVAVVGVEKMTDAWPSDATRYLAYAADAEWELFHGASFVALNALVMRYYMKTYGYTEEDLALFAVNAHANGAKNPYAMFKRPIKVETVLKSPYIADPLKLFDASPVCDGSAAVIITTPEKAKELGVPKEKWVEVAGMGRAVDTISLASREDLLTLKAAKIAAERAYKMAGVEARDIDFFEVHDAFTVMAALSLEALGVAKKGEGAKLAREGQIAIDADYPIQTMGGLKARGHPVGATGMYQTVEAVLQLRGEAPNQVPDAEIGLTQNIGGTGSNITVSIFRRV, encoded by the coding sequence ATGAGGAAGGCAGTCATAATAGGTGCCGGTATGACCCCCGTTGGCGAGCACTGGAGGCTCGGCCTCCGCGATTTGGCGGTCGAGGCTCTCCTCAAGGCTATGGACGATGCCGGAATAGAGAAGGTGGATTCCCTCTACGTCGGCAATATGATCTCAGGCCCCTTCGTCGAGCAGGAGAACCTCGGCGCGCTCATAGCCGACTGGGCCGGTCTTGGAAACATTCCTGCCGTTAAAATCGAGGCCGCCTGCGCCAGCGGAGGCGCCGCCCTTCAAGAGGGAGTCAAGGCAGTAATGAGCGGGCTGGAAGATGTCGTTGCTGTCGTTGGCGTCGAGAAGATGACGGACGCGTGGCCGAGCGACGCGACGCGCTACCTCGCTTACGCGGCCGACGCCGAGTGGGAGCTCTTCCACGGTGCCAGCTTCGTGGCTTTGAACGCCCTGGTAATGCGCTACTACATGAAGACCTACGGCTACACCGAGGAGGATCTGGCCCTCTTCGCAGTCAATGCCCACGCCAACGGCGCCAAGAACCCCTACGCGATGTTCAAGCGCCCGATTAAGGTCGAAACTGTTCTCAAGAGCCCCTACATTGCAGACCCGCTCAAGCTCTTCGACGCCTCGCCTGTCTGCGATGGCTCTGCGGCGGTCATAATCACCACGCCGGAGAAGGCGAAGGAGCTCGGGGTTCCGAAGGAGAAGTGGGTCGAGGTAGCTGGAATGGGGCGCGCTGTGGACACCATAAGCCTGGCCAGCAGGGAGGATCTCCTAACGCTCAAGGCGGCGAAGATAGCCGCTGAGAGGGCATACAAGATGGCAGGCGTTGAGGCGAGGGACATAGACTTCTTCGAGGTTCACGACGCCTTCACCGTGATGGCGGCGCTAAGCCTCGAGGCCCTCGGCGTTGCGAAGAAGGGTGAGGGTGCGAAGCTCGCCAGGGAGGGACAGATAGCGATAGACGCCGACTATCCTATACAGACCATGGGAGGCCTTAAGGCGAGGGGTCACCCTGTTGGAGCCACCGGAATGTACCAGACCGTCGAAGCTGTCCTCCAGCTCCGCGGAGAGGCCCCGAACCAGGTGCCGGACGCTGAGATAGGCCTCACCCAGAACATAGGTGGAACCGGCTCGAACATAACGGTTAGCATATTCAGGAGGGTTTGA
- a CDS encoding histone deacetylase family protein: MAFSVIYSPVFLEHKPENYHPENPERLLRAVQALKNLGLWDPIEPQPVPEEELLRVHSKEYVELVRGRGGAFSYLDPDTYVSPGTWEAALTAFGASRLAVELTLERKGLYLALVRPPGHHAGKSGRAFNAPTLGFCIFNNATYAAKVAEELSGKVLVIDFDAHHGNGTQEILWDDPNAVHIDLHEHDIYPWSGYEHEVGGKGAEGTKINVPMPHYSGDDFIYAWNEVVLPVLAEFKPRLVVVSAGFDGFLGENLTTLRLSELFFAYAGSTLSRYPLAVIFEGGYSVGLEKGLPAFIKGYLSGEIREVPVSPSYEALRTVTRVREVIGQWWDI, translated from the coding sequence TTGGCCTTCTCCGTTATCTATTCCCCCGTTTTCTTGGAGCACAAGCCTGAAAACTATCACCCTGAGAATCCCGAGAGGCTTTTGAGGGCAGTTCAGGCTCTGAAAAACCTGGGACTTTGGGATCCCATCGAACCCCAGCCCGTTCCCGAGGAGGAGCTCCTCAGGGTTCACTCGAAGGAGTACGTCGAGCTCGTCAGGGGGAGGGGCGGCGCGTTCTCGTACCTCGACCCCGACACCTACGTCTCGCCAGGAACCTGGGAGGCCGCTTTAACGGCCTTTGGAGCTTCTCGCCTCGCCGTCGAGCTCACCCTCGAAAGGAAAGGCCTCTACCTTGCCCTCGTCAGACCACCAGGACACCACGCGGGGAAATCTGGAAGGGCCTTCAACGCTCCCACCCTTGGCTTCTGCATCTTCAACAACGCCACCTACGCGGCGAAGGTGGCTGAGGAGCTTTCAGGGAAGGTTCTCGTCATAGACTTCGACGCCCACCACGGCAACGGCACTCAGGAGATACTCTGGGACGATCCCAATGCCGTCCACATAGACCTGCACGAGCACGACATCTACCCCTGGAGCGGCTACGAGCACGAGGTCGGCGGGAAAGGGGCCGAGGGTACAAAAATCAATGTCCCGATGCCCCACTACTCCGGCGACGACTTCATCTACGCCTGGAACGAGGTCGTTCTGCCGGTTCTCGCGGAGTTCAAGCCAAGGCTCGTTGTCGTTTCGGCCGGCTTTGACGGCTTCCTGGGTGAGAACCTGACGACCCTCAGGCTGAGCGAGCTTTTCTTCGCCTATGCCGGCTCGACCCTCTCCCGCTATCCGCTCGCGGTGATCTTCGAGGGCGGTTACTCCGTTGGCCTTGAAAAGGGGCTTCCCGCGTTCATCAAGGGCTATCTGAGCGGAGAAATTAGAGAGGTTCCGGTTAGCCCCTCCTACGAGGCACTGAGAACCGTCACGAGGGTGAGGGAGGTAATCGGGCAGTGGTGGGACATTTAG
- a CDS encoding indolepyruvate oxidoreductase subunit beta: protein MREYNIVITGVGGQGILTAANLLGWAALRAGYKVRMGEVHGMSQRFGSVIAYVRFGEDVYGAMVPEGKADVILSFEPVEALRYINYLKKGGLVFTNARPIPPVQVSMGLASYPSLEEIKKVVEEDFKGKFMAFDAEELAVKAGNVITTNVVLIGALTQTPGFPLSAEHVKEVIRVSVPPKAVDVNMKAFDLGVQAAKEMLGL, encoded by the coding sequence ATGAGGGAGTACAACATCGTTATCACCGGAGTTGGCGGCCAGGGTATTCTCACCGCCGCCAACCTCCTCGGCTGGGCCGCCCTCCGCGCTGGATACAAGGTCAGAATGGGAGAGGTCCACGGAATGAGCCAGCGCTTCGGTAGCGTCATAGCGTACGTCCGCTTTGGAGAGGACGTGTACGGCGCGATGGTTCCGGAAGGAAAGGCCGACGTCATACTAAGCTTCGAGCCGGTTGAGGCTTTGAGGTACATCAACTACCTCAAGAAGGGAGGCCTAGTTTTCACCAACGCCAGGCCGATACCGCCGGTTCAGGTCTCCATGGGCCTGGCCAGCTACCCGAGCCTTGAGGAAATTAAGAAGGTCGTGGAAGAGGACTTCAAGGGCAAGTTCATGGCCTTCGACGCCGAAGAGCTCGCCGTGAAGGCCGGCAACGTCATCACCACCAACGTCGTCCTCATCGGAGCGCTTACCCAGACGCCAGGCTTTCCGCTCTCGGCGGAGCACGTCAAGGAAGTTATCCGCGTCAGCGTTCCTCCGAAAGCCGTCGATGTGAACATGAAAGCCTTCGACCTCGGAGTCCAGGCGGCGAAGGAAATGCTGGGGCTCTGA
- a CDS encoding Zn-ribbon domain-containing OB-fold protein produces MARPMQVSRYWRHFREKYRLMGGKCENGHVHFPKRPVCPVCGSRNIEEVELSGKGKVISWTIVRNPPSGFEYYKPFPLALIELEEGPVVLAQLTDVDPEEIDFGMEVEVVTKKIREFEEDGIILYGYKFRPPVK; encoded by the coding sequence ATGGCTCGCCCGATGCAGGTTTCCCGCTACTGGAGGCACTTCCGTGAGAAGTACCGGCTCATGGGCGGAAAGTGCGAGAACGGTCACGTTCACTTCCCGAAGAGGCCGGTCTGCCCGGTCTGCGGTTCGAGGAACATCGAGGAGGTTGAGCTGAGCGGAAAGGGCAAGGTCATCAGCTGGACCATAGTTAGAAACCCTCCGAGCGGCTTCGAGTACTACAAGCCGTTCCCGCTGGCCCTAATAGAGCTTGAAGAGGGCCCGGTGGTCCTGGCTCAGCTCACCGACGTCGATCCCGAGGAGATAGACTTCGGCATGGAGGTCGAGGTCGTCACCAAGAAGATAAGGGAGTTCGAGGAGGACGGAATAATCCTCTACGGCTACAAGTTCAGGCCGCCTGTGAAGTGA
- a CDS encoding TATA-box-binding protein — protein MVDMSNVKLRIENIVASVDLFTQLNLEKVIEICPNSKYNPEEFPGIICRFEEPKVALLIFSSGKLVVTGAKSVEDIERAVNKLIQMLKKIGAKFGRAPQIDIQNMVFSGDIGMEFNLDAVALSLPNCEYEPEQFPGVIYRVKEPRAVILLFSSGKIVCSGAKSEHDAWEAVRKLLRELEKYGLIEEEEEW, from the coding sequence TTGGTAGATATGAGCAATGTAAAGCTCAGGATCGAGAACATCGTCGCTTCTGTGGACTTGTTCACGCAGCTCAACCTTGAGAAGGTCATTGAGATATGCCCCAACTCCAAGTACAACCCAGAGGAGTTCCCCGGCATAATCTGCCGCTTCGAAGAGCCAAAGGTTGCCCTCCTGATATTCAGTTCGGGCAAGCTCGTCGTCACCGGCGCCAAGAGCGTCGAGGATATTGAGCGGGCCGTCAATAAGCTCATTCAAATGCTCAAGAAGATAGGGGCCAAGTTCGGCCGCGCTCCGCAGATAGACATACAGAACATGGTCTTCAGCGGCGACATAGGTATGGAGTTCAACCTCGATGCCGTTGCTTTGAGCCTTCCCAACTGTGAGTACGAGCCCGAGCAGTTCCCCGGCGTTATCTACCGCGTCAAGGAGCCGAGGGCGGTGATACTGCTCTTCTCCTCCGGAAAGATAGTCTGCTCCGGAGCGAAGAGCGAGCACGACGCATGGGAGGCCGTCAGAAAGCTCCTCCGCGAGCTGGAGAAGTACGGCCTCATCGAGGAAGAGGAGGAGTGGTGA
- the iorA gene encoding indolepyruvate ferredoxin oxidoreductase subunit alpha codes for MAKVTDIVLWDKPGEKVILLGNQAIARGALEANIAVFAAYPGTPSSELTDTMAMVAKKAGVYMEYSTNEKVAFETALSAAWSGLRAMTAMKHVGLNVAADTFLSAVGMGVEGGFVIMVADDPSMWSSQNEQDTRVYAKFANVPVLEPSDPMEAKEMTKYAFELSEKFKHFVILRTTTRSSHARGDVVLGELPEEIKGAKRKFGNFKKDPSRFVDIPANARKFHPQILEKIERIREELNNCPFNWIEGDENAKVGIIAPGLSYAYVKEALNWLGVENVKVLKLGTPFPVPYGLLEKFLDGLEKVLIVEELEPVVEEQVKTWAYDRGLRIPIHGKDLVPRIYEMTTRRAVEVIAKFLGLETPVNFEEIDRKYEKVSKMVPPRPPSLCPACPHRNTFYAIKKAATPRAIFPSDIGCYTLGVLPPLKAVDTTVAMGGSIGIAHGLSIALNGSIAEEERKTGKEKKVIVATIGDSTFFHTGLPALANAIYNRSNVLIVVVDNLVTAMTGDQPNPGTGDTPHGPGKQIKIEEVARALGADFVEVVDPYDIKATTETIKRALQVEGVSVVVTRRVCALHRIGQLRKAKVQWPIYQVNEEKCTGCKICINAYGCPAIYWDAETGKAKVDELMCWGCGGCAQVCPFDAFEKVREGEI; via the coding sequence ATGGCGAAGGTTACCGACATAGTGTTGTGGGACAAGCCAGGGGAGAAGGTTATCCTCCTCGGCAACCAGGCGATAGCGAGGGGAGCCCTCGAGGCCAACATAGCCGTTTTCGCCGCCTACCCCGGAACGCCCAGCTCGGAGCTCACCGATACGATGGCGATGGTTGCCAAGAAGGCCGGTGTCTACATGGAGTACTCCACCAACGAGAAGGTCGCCTTCGAGACAGCTCTAAGCGCCGCGTGGAGCGGTCTGAGGGCCATGACGGCCATGAAGCACGTGGGTCTTAACGTTGCGGCCGACACTTTCCTCAGCGCCGTCGGAATGGGAGTGGAGGGCGGCTTCGTCATAATGGTGGCAGATGACCCAAGCATGTGGAGCAGCCAGAACGAGCAGGACACAAGGGTTTACGCAAAGTTCGCCAACGTGCCCGTCCTCGAGCCCAGCGACCCGATGGAAGCCAAAGAGATGACGAAGTACGCCTTCGAGCTGAGCGAGAAGTTCAAGCACTTCGTTATCCTCAGAACCACCACGAGAAGCTCCCACGCGAGGGGAGACGTCGTTCTTGGAGAGCTTCCTGAGGAAATAAAGGGGGCCAAGAGGAAGTTCGGGAACTTCAAGAAGGACCCGAGCAGGTTCGTGGACATACCTGCCAACGCAAGAAAGTTCCACCCGCAGATTCTCGAAAAGATCGAGAGGATCCGCGAGGAGCTCAACAACTGCCCCTTCAACTGGATTGAGGGCGACGAGAACGCAAAGGTTGGCATCATTGCGCCTGGCCTGAGCTACGCATACGTCAAGGAGGCCCTCAACTGGCTCGGAGTCGAGAACGTAAAGGTTCTCAAGCTCGGAACCCCGTTCCCCGTCCCATACGGCCTTCTTGAGAAGTTCCTCGACGGCCTTGAGAAGGTTCTCATCGTTGAGGAGCTCGAGCCGGTGGTCGAGGAGCAGGTCAAGACCTGGGCCTACGACAGGGGACTCAGGATTCCGATCCACGGCAAGGACCTCGTGCCAAGGATATACGAGATGACCACCAGGAGGGCGGTCGAAGTGATAGCCAAGTTCCTCGGACTTGAGACCCCCGTGAACTTCGAGGAGATAGATAGGAAGTACGAGAAGGTCAGCAAGATGGTCCCGCCGAGGCCTCCCTCACTGTGCCCCGCCTGCCCGCACAGGAACACATTCTACGCCATAAAGAAGGCCGCCACTCCGAGGGCAATCTTCCCGAGCGACATAGGCTGTTACACCCTCGGTGTTCTTCCACCGCTCAAGGCCGTAGACACGACCGTCGCGATGGGCGGTTCGATAGGCATCGCCCACGGTCTGAGCATAGCCCTCAACGGAAGCATAGCCGAGGAGGAGCGCAAGACCGGCAAGGAGAAGAAGGTCATCGTTGCCACCATCGGCGACTCGACGTTCTTCCATACCGGACTTCCGGCCCTCGCTAACGCCATCTACAACCGCTCCAACGTCCTCATAGTAGTCGTGGACAACCTTGTTACAGCTATGACCGGCGACCAACCGAACCCGGGAACCGGTGACACCCCGCACGGGCCAGGAAAGCAGATTAAGATAGAGGAAGTTGCAAGGGCCCTCGGCGCGGACTTCGTCGAGGTCGTCGATCCATACGACATAAAGGCCACCACCGAGACCATAAAGAGGGCCCTCCAGGTTGAAGGAGTTAGCGTCGTAGTCACCAGGCGCGTCTGTGCCCTCCACAGGATAGGCCAGCTCAGGAAGGCCAAGGTACAGTGGCCAATCTACCAGGTGAACGAGGAGAAGTGTACCGGCTGTAAGATATGTATCAACGCCTACGGCTGTCCGGCCATCTACTGGGACGCTGAGACCGGCAAGGCCAAGGTCGATGAGCTCATGTGCTGGGGCTGCGGCGGCTGTGCCCAGGTCTGTCCGTTCGATGCCTTTGAGAAGGTCAGGGAGGGAGAGATATGA